Within the Streptomyces vilmorinianum genome, the region CAGCTGCCCGCCCCCGATTTCTGGGTCATGCTGACCTACATCGCCGCCCAGTACCTTCTGGCCCTCGGCGTCCTGAGAGCGATGCACGGCGAACGTCGTACGAGCGACCGACTGACGGCAAGCACCGTCACGCCGTGAGCCACGCGGGGTCGTCCCCGCCCTGCAGGCCCGGCGGGCGCGACCAGCCCGTCGGGCCTCCCTCGTACGAGACCGGCGACAGCGCGTGCCGCAGCCGCCCCAACGGGCCGTCCGTCTCGGTCAGATACCGCTCCGGCGCGTAGCGGGGGAGCGTGTGCGTCAGCCAGTGCCCCGTCTGCGCCAGCGCCAGGCGTACGAGACGGGTGCCGCCGTCCCGGTCCTGCTCGGTCAGGGAGCGCAGCACGGCCGCCGCCAGCAGATAGCCCGTGCCGTGGTCCAGGGCCTGCGCCGGCAGTACGCCCGGCTTCTCCTCGGAACCCTCGGTCACGGCGATGCCGGTCGCCGCCTGCACCAGGCTGTCGAAGCCGCGCCGCTCGCCCCAGGGGCCGTGGTCGCCCCATGCCGAGAGCCGCGCGATCACCAGACCGGGCCGGTGGAGGCCGAAGCGGTCAAGCGCGCCGGGGCGGTAGCTGGTGACCAGCACGTCGGCCGCGTCCACCAGCTCGTCGAACGTGCGACGGTCCGAAGGGCGGTCCAGATCGAGCGCGGCCGTCCGCTTGCCGATGTCCGTGTCCGCGTGCTGGTCGGGCAGTTCGGGGTTCCCGGGCGGATCGATGCGCAGCACGTCCGCCCCGAGCAGCGCGAGCGTCCGGGTCGCGACCGGACCCGCGATGACCCGGGTGAGGTCGAGCACCCGCAGCGGACCCGAACGCCGTCTCGGGGGCGCCTCGTCCAGCCGCTCGCGCGTCAGCAGCGGCCGCTTCGCCACCTCCCGGCCGTGCTCGGACGCCGCCCACCGCTCCGGCGTGCGTACGGCGACGGCCAGGCCCCCCGCCGCGTACACGGCCGTCTCCAGCTCCTCGGCGCCCCGCTGCCCGATCGCCGCCCTGACGGCCTCAGGCGACTCCTCCCGCACCTCCAGCGCGCGCAGCAGCGCCGCCCGGTGGTGCGGGTAGTTGGCGTGGGTACGGATCCAGCCGTCGGCGGCGCGGAAGAAGCCGGACAGCGGCGCGAACGTCACCGGCGCCCGCCCGTCCACACGGAGGTGACGCTCGCTCACGAAGGCCGTGGCGACCGCCCCGTCGTCCACCCGGACCCGTCCCGGCAGCCTCTCCCGCTCCACCGCGGCGAGCCCGGCGACCGCGACCGTCGCCCGCGCCAGGTCCATCACCGGCAGCCGGGCGGACAGCAGCCCGGAGGGCCCGCCGTAGGAAACCCGGTCGACCAGGGCGGGATCGCCGTCCAGAACCGCCCACAACTGCTCTGTGGCACTGCGCACGTCGGTGTCCATGCACGCATGATGGCACTCGGTGCCATGCGAAAGGGCCCTGGTGTGGCGCACCCCACCAGGGCCCTTCCTCTCACCGTTCTACGGCCTTACGCACGCACACACACGCTCAGCGGCGCACGGCGTCCAGCGCGTCGACCATTCCGGCCCCGTAGAAGCCGTTCTTGTTCACGCCACCCTCGCAGACCGCGTCGACGACACCGTCGCCGTTGATGTCGTACGGGTTGGTGCAGGCGCGGTCGTCGGCCTGCGCGTAGAGCAGGGCCTTGAGCGCCGCCGGGCTCGCGTACGGGTGCGTCGACTTCAGCAGCGCGAGCACACCGGCGGCGTGCGGCGAGGCCATCGACGTACCGGCCTTGTAGTTGTAGCCGCCGTTGACCGTGGTCGACAGGATGCGGCCGTTGACCGCCGGAGCGTCCGGGGTCTGGTACTCGGTGCGGTCACCGCCGGGCGCGGCGATGTCGATGACACCGTCACCGTAGTTCGAGTACGAGGCCTTCAGGTCCTTGGCGCCCGTGGCGGAGACCGTGACCACGCCCGGCAGCATGGCCGGGTAGTCGAAGCACTCCTTCGGGTTGATGATCCGGGTGACCGGCTCGGTGTCGTTCGGGCTGGTGACGTCCTCGATCTCGTCCGCCGCCAGGTCCATCCGCGAGTTGCCGGCCGCGGCGACGTTGACCGTGCCCTTGCGCTCGGCGTAGCGGGTGGCGCGGGTGACGGCCTCGATGAGGGCCTTCTGGTCCGCGTCGTTCTTGCACGCGAACAGCCACGGGTCGGTGTAGTAGCTGTTGTTCGTGATGTCGACGCCGTGCTCGGCCGCCCACACGAAGCCACAGACGACGGCCTCGGTGTAGAAGAAGCCGTCCGGGGTGGACACCTTGATGCCCGAGACCTTCACGCCCGGCGCGACACCGGTGATGCCGACGCCGTTCTTGGCAGCGGCGATGGTGCCGGCGACGTGCGTGCCGTGGTCGCTCTCGCCCGGGTTCGGACGCCACGAGCCGGGGGTGGTGTCCGGCGCGCCGGTCACGCAGTTGGCCGAGGCCGCGGCGTCGAAGTTCGGCGCCAGGTCCGGGTGGGTGTCGTCGACGCCCGTGTCGATGACGCCGACCGTCACCTTGCTGCTGCCCAGCGTCTTCA harbors:
- a CDS encoding S8 family peptidase; its protein translation is MAHLGSRRGRVLALPAGLALTASLGFLPTGASAAELSDTPATTAVSTDGPKLSYVVNIEGGRWTAASVKKAIAAAGGTVVISYDQIGVIVVHSQNPEFAKTIRQARGVVSAGSTRTAPLSVQTDTSVGEGGQALTAAEATAAAAGATDGQDPLEPLQWDLPAIKADKAHMKTLGSSKVTVGVIDTGVDDTHPDLAPNFDAAASANCVTGAPDTTPGSWRPNPGESDHGTHVAGTIAAAKNGVGITGVAPGVKVSGIKVSTPDGFFYTEAVVCGFVWAAEHGVDITNNSYYTDPWLFACKNDADQKALIEAVTRATRYAERKGTVNVAAAGNSRMDLAADEIEDVTSPNDTEPVTRIINPKECFDYPAMLPGVVTVSATGAKDLKASYSNYGDGVIDIAAPGGDRTEYQTPDAPAVNGRILSTTVNGGYNYKAGTSMASPHAAGVLALLKSTHPYASPAALKALLYAQADDRACTNPYDINGDGVVDAVCEGGVNKNGFYGAGMVDALDAVRR
- a CDS encoding CoA transferase produces the protein MDTDVRSATEQLWAVLDGDPALVDRVSYGGPSGLLSARLPVMDLARATVAVAGLAAVERERLPGRVRVDDGAVATAFVSERHLRVDGRAPVTFAPLSGFFRAADGWIRTHANYPHHRAALLRALEVREESPEAVRAAIGQRGAEELETAVYAAGGLAVAVRTPERWAASEHGREVAKRPLLTRERLDEAPPRRRSGPLRVLDLTRVIAGPVATRTLALLGADVLRIDPPGNPELPDQHADTDIGKRTAALDLDRPSDRRTFDELVDAADVLVTSYRPGALDRFGLHRPGLVIARLSAWGDHGPWGERRGFDSLVQAATGIAVTEGSEEKPGVLPAQALDHGTGYLLAAAVLRSLTEQDRDGGTRLVRLALAQTGHWLTHTLPRYAPERYLTETDGPLGRLRHALSPVSYEGGPTGWSRPPGLQGGDDPAWLTA